The Vicia villosa cultivar HV-30 ecotype Madison, WI unplaced genomic scaffold, Vvil1.0 ctg.002131F_1_1, whole genome shotgun sequence genome contains a region encoding:
- the LOC131637994 gene encoding uncharacterized protein LOC131637994: MSRVEIIDLTNSHDSSPSPHISSSNVQSILNFGHVSTNPNLHNHIHHHQHQTNVWVSPPQEFRVPPPSGFNNNTSQIATMPQVGMHGGSPIARVLQPEPNTFPYSNGVRSRVTWSQEEHDLFVMGLIEYGKGKWSKIAKHYVCNKTPQQVQSYARSFFKHLPPSYVHGFRRKKSTSNLNNSVSRRNEETLALPKKAYRGESSTSITVPSVSADNGEVDLKLRLSLYK, from the exons ATGTCTCGTGTTGAGATCATTGATCTTACAAACTCTCATGATTCCTCTCCATCACCACACATATCTTCTTCTAATGTACAATCGATTCTTAACTTTGGTCATGTTTCTACCAATCCTAATCTTCACAATCATATACATCACCATCAACACCAAACTAATGTGTGGGTCTCACCACCACAAGAATTCAGGGTCCCACCACCATCTGGATTCAACAATAACACCTCCCAGATTGCTACTATGCCCCAAGTTGGTATGCACGGTGGTAGCCCAATTGCGAGGGTTCTCCAACCTGAACCAAATACCTTCCCATATTCAAATGGAGTTAGGTCAAGGGTCACTTGGTCTCAAGAAGAACATGA CTTATTTGTGATGGGGCTGATTGAATATGGAAAAGGGAAATGGAGCAAAATAGCAAAGCACTATGTTTGCAACAAGACACCACAACAAGTTCAATCCTATGCACGTAGCTTCTTCAAGCATCTACCACCTTCATATGTGCATGGTTTTAGAAGAAAGAAATCAACTTCAAATCTCAACAACTCTGTCTCTAGAAGAAATGAGGAAACTCTAGCACTTCCAAAGAAAGCTTATAGAGGAGAATCTAGCACTTCCATTACTGTGCCTAGTGTTTCTGCTGATAATGGAGAAGTTGATCTGAAACTTCGTTTGAGTTTATACAAGTGA
- the LOC131637980 gene encoding monosaccharide-sensing protein 2-like, with translation MREVIMVATAATLGNLLFGWDSSTVAGGMRYIKHEFHLESDPSLEGLIVSMSFLTGTIVTIFSGTVSDMFGRRPMLITSSLMFYLSGLVMLWAPNVPVILFSRLLSGIGIALAMTITPLYISEIAPPDIRGLLNTLPQLSCSMGMFLAYLLVFTISLTELPSWRGMLAAVSVYSVVYFFLAVFYLPESPPWLVSKGRISEAKRVLQRIRRVEDVSGELALLAEGMNPGGESIMLEEYIVAPASELISNKEAGKDCIKLYGPNQGEVSMIAQQVTGHGSVLTLEGSMFSNASSNHKDNIVNIFESMHENIPKMSSTSHMGDHDSDNVLALLLPPQGSDMEKDKDNAGEIPKNADIGGGWKLAYKSIEASNGEGGLQRVYLHADSSAVSRQGSASTSFHDLHADQGGETFQAAALVCDSIHINKDMKIKPEVIPKRTSWKDLLEPGVKRALVVGIGLQVLQQISGISGFVYYAPQILDQAGVGALLSDLGISSASSSIFVNVITTFCMLPCIALTMSVMDISGRRSILLYTIPILIVSLMILILKDLFHLSSTMNAALTAICAIVYESIFCMGYGVIPNIICSEIFPTSVRGLCISICSLTYWISTLIVTSIFPFLLQFLGITGVFGLFVAGCTASWIFIYLKVPETRGMPLEVIVEFFAIGSKPETR, from the exons ATGAGGGAGGTTATTATGGTTGCAACTGCTGCTACACTTGGGAATCTGTTGTTTGGATGGGATAGTTCAACCGTTGCAG GTGGAATGAGATACATCAAACATGAATTCCACTTAGAATCTGATCCATCACTAGAAGGACTAATAGTATCCATGTCATTTCTCACTGGAACAATCGTAACGATATTCTCCGGCACAGTTTCCGATATGTTCGGAAGGCGTCCGATGTTAATAACATCATCTCTCATGTTTTACTTGAGTGGTTTGGTCATGTTGTGGGCTCCGAACGTTCCGGTGATTCTATTTTCAAGGCTATTGAGTGGAATTGGAATTGCATTAGCCATGACTATAACTCCTCTTTACATATCTGAGATAGCACCGCCTGATATCAGAGGCTTACTCAACACTCTCCCTCAGCTTTCATGCTCTATGGGAATGTTCTTGGCTTATCTCTTGGTTTTCACTATTTCCTTGACGGAATTGCCGAGTTGGCGAGGCATGCTTGCTGCGGTTTCTGTTTATtctgttgtttatttttttctcgCCGTGTTTTATCTCCCCGAATCTCCTCCTTGGCTTGTCAGTAAAGGTAGAATATCTGAAGCTAAGAGAGTTCTGCAAAGAATTCGCCGCGTTGAAGATGTTTCAG GAGAATTAGCTTTGTTAGCTGAGGGAATGAATCCTGGAGGTGAATCTATCATGTTAGAAGAATACATAGTTGCACCAGCAAGTGAACTCATTTCAAACAAGGAAGCAGGAAAAGATTGTATAAAGCTATATGGACCTAATCAAGGAGAAGTTTCAATGATTGCACAACAAGTAACTGGACACGGTAGCGTGTTAACGCTCGAGGGAAGCATGTTTTCCAATGCTTCTTCCAATCATAAGGATAATATTGTCAATATATTTGAAAGCATGCACGAAAATATTCCCAAAATGTCGAGTACGAGTCATATGGGAGATCATGATAGTGACAACGTGCTCGCTCTATTACTTCCACCTCAAGGTAGTGATATGGAGAAGGACAAAGATAATGCGGGAGAAATACCGAAGAATGCAGACATTGGTGGAGGTTGGAAATTGGCTTATAAATCAATTGAAGCAAGTAATGGTGAAGGAGGATTGCAAAGGGTTTATCTGCATGCAGATTCTAGTGCAGTGTCACGGCAAGGCTCTGCTTCAACTTCTTTTCATGACTTGCATGCAGATCAAGGTGGTGAAACTTTTCAGGCAGCTGCACTTGTTTGTGATTCAATTCATATTAATAAGGATATGAAGATTAAACCAGAAGTTATTCCGAAACGTACAAGTTGGAAAGATTTGTTAGAACCTGGTGTAAAGAGAGCATTAGTAGTTGGAATAGGACTTCAAGTTCTTCAGCAG ATTTCTGGTATAAGTGGATTTGTATACTATGCTCCTCAAATTCTTGACCAAGCAGGAGTTGGAGCACTTTTGTCAGATTTAGGGATTAGTTCAGCATCTTCTTCTATATTTGTAAATGTCATAACAACATTCTGCATGCTTCCTTGTATAGCTCTTACCATGAGTGTGATGGATATATCAGGCAGGAG GTCAATATTGCTATACACAATACCAATTCTAATAGTATCTCTCATGATACTAATACTCAAAGACTTATTTCACCTAAGTTCAACCATGAATGCAGCATTAACAGCAATATGTGCTATAGTATATGAAAGCATATTCTGCATGGGTTATGGAGTAATACCGAATATTATATGTTCAGAAATATTTCCAACAAGTGTACGCGGGTTATGTATTTCGATTTGTTCACTTACATATTGGATATCTACCTTGATCGTCACTTCCATATTTCCATTCTTGCTTCAATTCCTTGGTATTACTGGTGTGTTTGGATTGTTTGTTGCTGGTTGCACTgcatcttggatttttatttactTGAAAGTTCCTGAAACAAGGGGTATGCCTTTAGAAGTTATCGTTGAGTTTTTCGCTATTGGTTCAAAGCCTGAAACGCGTTGA
- the LOC131638000 gene encoding uncharacterized protein LOC131638000 yields MDVTESQTDPVSLENRPGIFIIGSSTVGKRTLLSRLISVDSEDAFDSASEVNVHGWTINNKYYTADVAVWMAHLHDGFSVDNVPGFDQMTALVMVFDMNDLSSLTALQGWVSHTDIQKFEILLCIGNKVDLVPDHPVHVEYRRRLLKLEDSSANEFSEFGISESEGTSLLGSEEPSWDIRKSCLEWCAEHHIEFIEACASNADFDKCLSVDGDLQGVERLYGALSAHMWPGMVLKSGERISQPSFPDIEEISSEESDYEQEYEVLSNGLDDAWDETEQGWISATSLDAGESSVPQNNPNTACEHDNRNKSDKELQPTTSSTEFKNHGDTAVVHSTVNSERDGKLDESECLELDDLEQLMSEIGNMRTGLRLMPDFQRREMAAKLAMKMASLFGGDSDEAEV; encoded by the exons ATGGATGTTACCGAATCACAAACGGATCCAGTTTCTCTCGAAAACCGACCCGGAATCTTCATCATCGGATCCTCCACCGTCGGCAAACGCACCCTCCTTTCCC GATTGATATCTGTTGATTCTGAAGATGCATTTGATTCAGCTTCGGAAGTAAATGTTCATGG GTGGACTATTAACAATAAATACTATACTGCTGATGTTGCTGTTTGGATGGCTCATCTTCATGACGGGTTTTCTGTCGACAATGTTCCCGGGTTTGATCAAATGACTGCTTTGGTGATGGTCTTTGACATGAATGAT TTATCTTCGCTAACTGCACTTCAAGGTTGGGTCTCACACACTGATATTCAAAAGTTTGAGATATTACTATGTATTGGAAACAAAGTAGATCTGGTTCCAGATCATCCGGTTCATGTTGAATACAGAAGACGGTTGCTGAAACTCGAAGACTCTTCTGCAAATGAATTCTCCGAGTTTGGAATATCTGAATCTGAAGGAACTAGTTTATTGGGAAGTGAAGAACCATCCTGGGACATCAGAAAGTCGTGTTTGGAATGGTGTGCTGAGCACCACATTGAGTTCATTGAGGCCTGTGCTTCCAATGCCGATTTTGACAAAT GCCTATCTGTAGACGGTGATTTACAAGGAGTTGAACGCCTCTATGGGGCACTTTCTGCACATATGTGGCCTGGGATGGTACTGAAATCCGGTGAAAGGATAAGCCAACCATCATTTCCAGATATAGAAG AGATATCTTCGGAAGAATCTGACTATGAACAAGAGTATGAAGTTTTATCAAATGGTTTAGACGATGCTTGGGACGAAACTGAACAAGGATGGATTTCTGCAACCTCCTTAGATGCAGGAGAATCCTCAGTTCCTCAAAACAATCCCAATACAGCTTGTGAACACGACAATCGAAATAAATCCGATAAAGAGCTCCAACCCACAACTTCAAGCACCGAGTTTAAGAACCACGGTGACACAGCTGTTGTTCACAGTACGGTAAATTCTGAAAGAGACGGGAAATTAGACGAAAGTGAATGTCTTGAGTTAGATGATTTGGAACAGTTGATGTCTGAAATTGGAAATATGCGCACAGGATTAAGATTGATGCCTGATTTTCAAAGAAGGGAAATGGCCGCAAAGCTTGCTATGAAAATGGCTTCCTTATTTGGAGGAGATAGTGATGAAGCCGAAGTTTAG